In Streptomyces sp. NBC_01426, one genomic interval encodes:
- the glpK gene encoding glycerol kinase GlpK — protein MTSSTGPFIAAIDQGTTSSRCIVFDRDGRIVAVDQKEHEQIFPKPGWVEHDAAEIWTNVQEVVAGAIAKAEITSADVKAVGITNQRETTLLWDKNTGEPVHNALVWQDTRTDALCKELGRNVGQDRFRRETGLPLASYFAGPKVRWLLDNVEGLRERAEAGDILFGTMDSWVIWNLTGGAQGGVHVTDVTNASRTMLMNLHSLEWDPKIAESMGVPTNVLPEIKSSAEVYGHVKEGVLAGVPVASALGDQQAALFGQTCFAEGEAKSTYGTGTFMLMNTGDQIINSYSGLLTTVGYRIGDQKPVYALEGSIAVTGSLVQWMRDQMGLIKSAAEIETLASSVEDNGGAYFVPAFSGLFAPYWRSDARGVIAGLTRYVTKAHIARAVLEATAWQTREITDAMTKDSGVELTALKVDGGMTSNNLLMQTLSDFLDAPVVRPMVAETTCLGAAYAAGLAVGFWPDTDALRANWRRAAEWTPRMPAEQRDREYKSWLKAVERSMGWVDDEDAS, from the coding sequence ATGACCAGCAGCACCGGCCCGTTCATCGCCGCGATCGACCAGGGCACCACCTCCTCCCGCTGCATCGTGTTCGACCGCGACGGCCGCATCGTCGCCGTCGACCAGAAGGAGCACGAGCAGATCTTCCCGAAGCCGGGCTGGGTCGAGCACGACGCCGCCGAGATCTGGACCAACGTCCAGGAGGTCGTCGCCGGAGCCATCGCCAAGGCCGAGATCACCTCCGCGGACGTCAAGGCCGTCGGCATCACCAACCAGCGCGAGACCACCCTCCTGTGGGACAAGAACACCGGCGAGCCGGTCCACAACGCGCTGGTCTGGCAGGACACCCGCACCGACGCCCTGTGCAAGGAGCTCGGCCGCAACGTCGGCCAGGACCGCTTCCGCCGCGAGACGGGCCTCCCGCTCGCCTCGTACTTCGCCGGCCCCAAGGTCCGCTGGCTGCTCGACAACGTCGAGGGCCTGCGCGAGCGCGCCGAGGCCGGCGACATCCTCTTCGGCACCATGGACTCGTGGGTCATCTGGAACCTCACGGGCGGCGCCCAGGGCGGTGTGCACGTCACCGACGTCACCAACGCCTCGCGCACCATGCTGATGAACCTGCACTCCCTGGAGTGGGACCCGAAGATCGCGGAGTCGATGGGGGTCCCGACCAACGTCCTCCCCGAGATCAAGTCCTCCGCCGAGGTCTACGGCCACGTCAAGGAGGGCGTCCTCGCCGGCGTCCCGGTCGCCTCGGCACTCGGTGACCAGCAGGCCGCCCTGTTCGGGCAGACCTGTTTCGCCGAGGGCGAGGCCAAGTCCACCTACGGCACCGGCACGTTCATGCTGATGAACACCGGCGACCAGATCATCAACTCCTACAGCGGCCTGCTGACCACGGTCGGCTACCGGATCGGCGACCAGAAGCCGGTCTACGCGCTGGAGGGCTCCATCGCCGTCACCGGCTCGCTCGTCCAGTGGATGCGCGACCAGATGGGCCTGATCAAGTCCGCCGCCGAGATCGAGACCCTGGCCTCCTCCGTCGAGGACAACGGCGGGGCCTACTTCGTGCCCGCCTTCTCCGGTCTCTTCGCCCCGTACTGGCGCTCCGACGCCCGCGGTGTGATCGCCGGCCTCACCCGGTACGTCACCAAGGCGCACATCGCCCGTGCCGTCCTGGAGGCCACCGCCTGGCAGACCCGTGAGATCACCGACGCCATGACCAAGGACTCGGGCGTCGAGCTCACCGCCCTCAAGGTCGACGGCGGCATGACCTCCAACAACCTGCTGATGCAGACGCTCTCGGACTTCCTGGACGCGCCGGTGGTGCGCCCCATGGTCGCCGAGACCACCTGCCTCGGCGCCGCCTACGCCGCCGGCCTGGCCGTCGGCTTCTGGCCCGACACCGACGCCCTGCGCGCCAACTGGCGCCGCGCGGCGGAGTGGACCCCGCGGATGCCCGCCGAACAGCGGGACCGCGAGTACAAGAGCTGGCTCAAGGCCGTCGAGCGGTCCATGGGCTGGGTCGACGACGAAGACGCCAGCTGA
- a CDS encoding MIP/aquaporin family protein — MSSSDIFIGETIGTALLTLLGGGVCAAVTLKSSKARNAGWLAITFGWGFAVLIAAYVSAPLSGAHLNPAVTVGLAIKDGDWGNVPVYFAGQLLGAMLGAVLMWVTYYGQFRVHLADPEHIRDAKLGPEDPHPHDVAGPVLGVFSTGPEIRNTVQNLATEIIGTAVLVLAILTQGLQDDGKGLGVIGVLITSFVVVGIGLSLGGPTGYAINPVRDLGPRIVHALLPLPNKGGSDWAYSWIPVVGPLVGAAAAGGLYNIAFA, encoded by the coding sequence GTGTCCAGCTCCGACATCTTCATCGGCGAGACCATCGGTACCGCCCTGCTCACACTGCTCGGTGGCGGCGTCTGCGCCGCCGTCACGCTGAAGAGCTCCAAGGCCCGCAACGCGGGTTGGCTCGCCATCACGTTCGGCTGGGGTTTCGCCGTACTGATCGCCGCCTACGTCTCCGCGCCCCTCTCCGGCGCCCACCTCAACCCGGCGGTCACCGTCGGCCTCGCGATCAAGGACGGCGACTGGGGCAACGTCCCGGTGTACTTCGCCGGCCAGCTCCTGGGCGCGATGCTCGGCGCGGTGCTGATGTGGGTCACGTACTACGGCCAGTTCCGTGTGCACCTGGCGGACCCGGAGCACATCCGGGACGCGAAGCTCGGCCCGGAGGACCCGCACCCGCACGACGTGGCGGGCCCGGTCCTCGGCGTCTTCTCCACCGGTCCGGAGATCCGCAACACCGTCCAGAACCTGGCGACCGAGATAATCGGCACCGCCGTCCTGGTCCTGGCCATCCTGACCCAGGGTCTCCAGGACGACGGCAAGGGACTCGGCGTCATCGGCGTCCTGATCACCTCGTTCGTGGTCGTCGGCATCGGCCTCTCGCTCGGCGGTCCGACCGGCTACGCCATCAACCCGGTCCGCGACCTCGGTCCGCGCATCGTCCACGCCCTGCTGCCGCTTCCCAACAAGGGCGGCTCCGACTGGGCATACTCCTGGATCCCGGTCGTCGGCCCGCTCGTCGGTGCCGCCGCCGCCGGTGGTCTGTACAACATCGCGTTCGCCTGA
- a CDS encoding IclR family transcriptional regulator: MARNIQSLERAAAMLRLLAGGERRLGLSDVATSLGLAKGTAHGILRTLQAEGFVEQDPASGRYQLGAELLRLGNSYLDVHELRARALVWTDDLARASGESVYVGVLHKSGVLIMHHVFRPDDSRQVLEVGAMQPLHSTALGKVLSAYDPVAHTVAVEVERETFTPRTVTDPAGFEEILDLTRARGWASDVEETWEGLASVAAPIHDRRRMPVGAVAAVGAVERVCTESGEPRATLVASVRDCARSVSRDLGAGRF, encoded by the coding sequence ATGGCACGGAACATCCAGTCGCTCGAACGAGCCGCTGCGATGCTGCGGCTCCTGGCGGGCGGCGAGCGCCGGCTGGGACTGTCGGACGTGGCGACGTCCCTGGGCCTGGCCAAGGGGACCGCGCACGGGATCCTGCGCACCCTGCAGGCCGAGGGTTTCGTGGAGCAGGACCCCGCCTCGGGCCGCTACCAGCTGGGCGCCGAGCTGCTCCGCCTGGGCAACAGCTACCTGGACGTGCACGAGCTGCGGGCGCGCGCCCTGGTGTGGACGGACGACCTGGCCCGGGCGAGCGGCGAGAGCGTGTACGTGGGCGTGCTCCACAAGAGCGGGGTGCTGATCATGCACCACGTGTTCCGTCCGGACGACAGCCGGCAAGTGCTGGAGGTGGGGGCCATGCAGCCGCTGCACTCCACCGCCCTGGGCAAGGTGCTGTCCGCGTACGACCCGGTGGCGCACACCGTGGCCGTGGAGGTCGAGCGGGAGACGTTCACGCCCCGCACCGTCACGGACCCCGCCGGTTTCGAGGAGATCCTCGACCTGACGCGGGCCCGCGGCTGGGCCTCGGACGTCGAGGAGACCTGGGAGGGTCTGGCCTCGGTGGCGGCCCCGATCCACGACCGGCGCCGGATGCCGGTGGGCGCGGTGGCGGCCGTGGGCGCCGTGGAGCGGGTGTGCACGGAGTCCGGGGAGCCCCGCGCGACGCTGGTGGCGTCGGTCCGCGACTGCGCACGGTCGGTTTCGCGCGACCTTGGCGCGGGCCGGTTCTGA
- the metH gene encoding methionine synthase, producing the protein MASLPNPPADTQTRADALREALATRVVVADGAMGTMLQAQDPSLEDFQQLEGCNEVLNVTRPDIVRNVHQEYFAVGVDCVETNTFGANYAALAEYDIAERNHELSESGARIAREVADEFTASTGRQRWVLGSMGPGTKLPTLGHIDYATIRDAYQINAEGLITGGADALLVETTQDLLQTKSSVIGARRAMEALGVSVPLICSVTVETTGTMLLGSEIGAALTALEPLGIDMIGLNCATGPAEMSEHLRYLARNSRIPLSCMPNAGLPVLGKNGAHYPLSASELADAQETFVREYGLSLVGGCCGTTPEHLRQVVERVHALSPAAREPRPEAGASSLYQTVPFRQDTSYMAIGERTNANGSKKFRDAMLEARWDDCVEMARDQIREGAHMLDLCIDYVGRDGVADMKELAGRFATASTLPIVLDSTEVPVIQAGLEKLGGRAVINSVNYEDGDGPESRFAKVTRLAREHGAALIALTIDEEGQARTVEHKVAIAQRLIADLTGNWGIHESDILIDTLTFTICTGQEESRKDGIATIEAIRELKRRHPDVQTTLGLSNISFGLNPAARVLLNSVFLDECVKAGLDSAIVHASKILPIARFDDEQVGTALDLIYDRRAEGYDPLQKLMALFEGVNTKSLKAGRAEELMALPLDERLQRRIIDGEKNGLEADLDEALRTRPALDIVNDTLLEGMKVVGELFGSGQMQLPFVLQSAEVMKTAVAFLEPHMEKTDAEGKGTIVLATVRGDVHDIGKNLVDIILSNNGYNVVNIGIKQPVSAILEAAQEHKADVIGMSGLLVKSTVIMKENLEELNQRKLAADYPVILGGAALTRAYVEQDLHEIYEGEVRYARDAFEGLRLMDALIAVKRGVPGATLPELKQRRVAKRTAPLPEPDESEEPGGRSDTSTDNPIPTPPFWGTRVVKGIPLKDYASWLDEGALFKGQWGLKQARAGGATYEELVESEGRPRLRGLLDRLHTENLLEAAVVYGYFPCVSKGEDLIILDEQGNERTRFTFPRQRRGRRLCLADFFRPEESGETDVVGLQVVTVGSKIGEATAKLFESDSYREYLELHGLSVQLAEAMAEYWHARVRAELGFGGEDPAKVEDMFDLKYRGARFSLGYGACPDLEDRAKIADLLRPERIGVHLSEEFQLHPEQSTDAIVIHHPEAKYFNAR; encoded by the coding sequence ATGGCCTCGTTGCCGAACCCGCCCGCAGACACCCAGACCCGGGCCGACGCCCTTCGGGAGGCGCTCGCCACCCGCGTGGTCGTCGCCGACGGAGCCATGGGAACGATGCTCCAGGCACAGGACCCCTCCCTGGAGGACTTCCAGCAGCTCGAAGGCTGCAACGAGGTCCTGAACGTCACCCGCCCCGACATCGTGCGCAACGTGCACCAGGAGTACTTCGCCGTCGGCGTGGACTGCGTCGAGACGAACACCTTCGGCGCGAACTACGCCGCCCTCGCCGAGTACGACATCGCCGAGCGCAACCACGAGCTGTCCGAGTCCGGCGCCCGCATCGCCCGCGAGGTCGCCGACGAGTTCACCGCCTCCACCGGACGCCAGCGCTGGGTCCTGGGCTCCATGGGCCCCGGCACCAAGCTGCCCACGCTGGGCCACATCGACTACGCGACGATCCGCGACGCCTACCAGATCAACGCCGAGGGCCTGATCACCGGCGGCGCCGACGCCCTCCTCGTCGAGACCACCCAGGACCTCCTCCAGACCAAGTCCTCCGTCATCGGCGCCCGCCGCGCCATGGAGGCCCTCGGCGTGTCCGTGCCGCTGATCTGTTCCGTGACCGTGGAGACCACCGGCACGATGCTGCTCGGCTCGGAGATCGGCGCCGCGCTCACCGCGCTGGAGCCCCTGGGCATCGACATGATCGGCCTGAACTGCGCCACCGGCCCCGCCGAGATGAGCGAGCACCTGCGCTACCTCGCGCGCAACTCCCGCATCCCGCTCTCCTGCATGCCCAACGCCGGCCTGCCCGTCCTGGGCAAGAACGGTGCGCACTACCCGCTCTCCGCGAGCGAGCTGGCCGACGCCCAGGAGACCTTCGTCCGCGAGTACGGCCTCTCCCTCGTCGGCGGCTGCTGCGGCACCACCCCCGAGCACCTGCGCCAGGTCGTCGAACGCGTCCACGCCCTCAGCCCGGCCGCCCGCGAGCCCCGGCCCGAGGCCGGCGCCTCCTCGCTCTACCAGACCGTCCCGTTCCGCCAGGACACCTCGTACATGGCGATCGGGGAGCGCACCAACGCCAACGGCTCCAAGAAGTTCCGCGACGCCATGCTGGAGGCGCGCTGGGACGACTGCGTGGAGATGGCACGCGATCAGATCCGCGAAGGCGCGCACATGCTGGACCTGTGCATCGACTACGTGGGCCGTGACGGCGTCGCCGACATGAAGGAACTCGCCGGCCGGTTCGCCACCGCCTCCACCCTGCCGATCGTGCTGGACTCCACCGAGGTCCCCGTCATCCAGGCCGGCCTGGAGAAGCTCGGCGGCCGCGCCGTCATCAACTCGGTCAACTACGAGGACGGCGACGGACCGGAGTCCCGCTTCGCGAAGGTCACCCGCCTCGCCCGGGAACACGGCGCCGCGCTCATCGCGCTGACCATCGACGAGGAGGGCCAGGCCCGCACCGTCGAACACAAGGTCGCCATCGCGCAGCGGCTCATCGCGGACCTCACGGGCAACTGGGGGATCCACGAGTCGGACATCCTCATCGACACCCTCACCTTCACCATCTGCACCGGCCAGGAGGAGTCCCGCAAGGACGGCATCGCCACCATCGAGGCGATCCGCGAGCTGAAGCGCCGTCACCCGGACGTGCAGACCACGCTGGGCCTGTCGAACATCTCCTTCGGCCTCAACCCGGCCGCCCGCGTCCTGCTCAACTCCGTCTTCCTCGACGAGTGCGTCAAGGCGGGCCTGGACTCCGCCATCGTCCACGCCAGCAAGATCCTGCCCATCGCCCGGTTCGACGACGAGCAGGTCGGCACCGCCCTCGACCTGATCTACGACCGGCGCGCCGAGGGCTACGACCCGCTGCAGAAGCTCATGGCACTGTTCGAGGGCGTCAACACCAAGTCTCTCAAGGCCGGCCGCGCCGAGGAACTCATGGCGCTCCCGCTCGACGAGCGGCTCCAGCGCCGCATCATCGACGGCGAGAAGAACGGCCTGGAAGCCGACCTCGACGAGGCGCTCCGCACCCGTCCGGCCCTCGACATCGTCAACGACACCCTCCTGGAGGGCATGAAGGTCGTCGGCGAGCTCTTCGGCTCCGGCCAGATGCAGCTGCCGTTCGTGCTGCAGTCCGCGGAGGTCATGAAGACCGCGGTGGCCTTCCTCGAACCGCACATGGAGAAGACCGACGCCGAGGGCAAGGGCACCATCGTGCTCGCCACCGTCCGCGGCGACGTCCACGACATCGGCAAGAACCTCGTGGACATCATCCTGTCCAACAACGGCTACAACGTCGTGAACATCGGCATCAAGCAGCCGGTCTCCGCGATCCTCGAAGCGGCGCAGGAACACAAGGCCGACGTCATCGGCATGTCCGGTCTCCTCGTGAAGTCGACCGTGATCATGAAGGAGAACCTGGAGGAGCTCAACCAGCGCAAGCTGGCGGCCGACTACCCGGTGATCCTCGGCGGCGCCGCCCTCACCCGCGCCTACGTCGAACAGGACCTCCACGAGATCTACGAGGGCGAGGTCCGCTACGCCCGCGACGCCTTCGAGGGCCTGCGCCTGATGGACGCCCTCATCGCCGTCAAGCGCGGCGTGCCCGGAGCCACCCTGCCCGAACTCAAGCAGCGCCGCGTCGCCAAGCGCACCGCGCCCCTGCCCGAGCCGGACGAGTCCGAGGAGCCGGGCGGCCGCTCCGACACCTCCACCGACAACCCGATCCCCACCCCGCCGTTCTGGGGCACCCGCGTGGTCAAGGGCATCCCGCTCAAGGACTACGCCTCCTGGCTGGACGAGGGCGCCCTGTTCAAGGGTCAGTGGGGCCTCAAGCAGGCCCGCGCCGGCGGGGCGACGTACGAGGAGCTCGTGGAGTCCGAGGGCCGGCCGCGGCTGCGCGGCCTCCTCGACCGGCTGCACACCGAGAACCTGCTGGAAGCGGCCGTCGTCTACGGCTACTTCCCCTGCGTCTCCAAGGGCGAGGACCTGATCATCCTCGACGAGCAGGGCAACGAGCGGACCCGCTTCACCTTCCCGCGCCAGCGCCGCGGCCGCCGCCTGTGCCTCGCGGACTTCTTCCGCCCGGAGGAGTCCGGCGAGACCGACGTCGTCGGCCTCCAGGTGGTCACGGTCGGGTCGAAGATCGGCGAGGCCACCGCCAAGCTGTTCGAGTCCGACTCCTACCGGGAGTACCTGGAGCTGCACGGACTCTCCGTCCAACTCGCCGAGGCCATGGCCGAGTACTGGCACGCCCGTGTCCGCGCCGAGCTCGGATTCGGCGGCGAGGACCCGGCGAAGGTCGAGGACATGTTCGACCTCAAGTACCGCGGCGCCCGCTTCTCGCTGGGCTACGGAGCCTGCCCCGACCTGGAGGACCGCGCCAAGATCGCCGACCTCCTCCGGCCCGAGCGCATCGGCGTCCACCTCTCGGAGGAGTTCCAGCTCCACCCGGAGCAATCCACCGACGCGATCGTGATTCACCACCCCGAAGCGAAGTATTTCAACGCACGCTGA
- a CDS encoding HAD family hydrolase — protein sequence MTSTVPAPVARTADDSALQAVLLDMDGTLVDTEGFWWEIEAEIFRELGHLLEDSWRDIVVGGPMSRSAAFLIESTGAAIGIAELSILLNERFEARIADQVPLMPGAERLLAELARHNVPTALVSASHRRVIDQVLLTLGRDRFTMTVAGDEVPRTKPHPDPYLFAARSLGAHPSRCAVIEDTATGVAAAEAAGCRVVAIPSVGVIAPAPGRTIVRSLEEVDLPFLRSLITPMN from the coding sequence ATGACGAGTACCGTCCCCGCCCCCGTCGCCCGTACGGCCGACGACTCGGCCCTCCAGGCGGTGCTGCTCGACATGGACGGCACGCTGGTCGACACCGAGGGCTTCTGGTGGGAGATCGAGGCGGAGATCTTCCGCGAGCTCGGCCACCTGCTGGAGGACTCCTGGCGGGACATCGTCGTCGGCGGCCCGATGAGCCGCAGCGCGGCCTTCCTCATCGAGTCCACCGGGGCGGCCATCGGCATCGCCGAGCTGAGCATCCTCCTCAACGAGCGCTTCGAGGCCCGCATCGCCGACCAGGTGCCCCTGATGCCCGGCGCCGAGCGGCTGTTGGCCGAGCTGGCCCGGCACAACGTGCCCACCGCCCTCGTGTCCGCCTCCCACCGCCGCGTCATCGACCAGGTGCTGCTCACCCTCGGCCGGGACCGCTTCACCATGACGGTCGCCGGCGACGAGGTGCCCCGCACCAAGCCGCACCCCGACCCGTACCTGTTCGCCGCCCGCTCCCTGGGCGCGCACCCCTCGCGCTGCGCGGTCATCGAGGACACCGCCACGGGCGTCGCGGCGGCGGAGGCCGCCGGCTGCCGGGTCGTGGCCATCCCCTCCGTCGGCGTGATCGCGCCGGCCCCCGGCCGCACGATCGTCCGGTCCCTGGAGGAAGTCGACCTTCCGTTCCTGCGGTCCCTCATCACTCCGATGAACTGA
- a CDS encoding ABC transporter substrate-binding protein, with product MNRKTMVLTAAAGLLAPALSACGSASGGGAGTGAIVVGTTDRFEAADYAPAPFDPAYAYDAGAWNVLRQTVQTLMHTPRGGGQPVPEAASDCRFTDIGNESYRCTLRPGLKFASGDPLTAQDVKFSIDRVLAIKDENGPSSLLSTLDTVEAKGEDTVVFHLKTADATFPYKLSTPAAGIVSAKNYDAKKLRTGFAVDGSGPYTMKAEVKDDHLVRAVFTKNPNYKGDIKLQNDKVELRTFADSESMGKALTDGAIHMVSRTLSPAQITELSAKPPKGVKLVPMPGLEIRYLGFNTEAPVVKDKAVRQALAAAVDRNQLISKVYGKAAQPLYSLVPTTVTGHVNSFFNKYGEANTAKAADILKAAGIKTPVKLTLNYTADHYGDGTAAEFETLKTQLNSTRLFDITVQGNEWNDFRPAQKKGDYAAYGLGWFPDYPDADNFLAPFLEQDNFLGTPYANAAVRTRLIPESRRAADRNVAAPAITEMQEIVAEDVPVLPLWQGKQYVAARDGITGVEWSVNAISDLQLWELGRGVSG from the coding sequence ATGAACCGCAAGACCATGGTGCTGACGGCCGCCGCAGGCCTGCTCGCCCCCGCGTTGTCCGCATGCGGCAGCGCGAGCGGCGGAGGAGCAGGGACCGGAGCGATCGTCGTCGGAACCACCGACCGGTTCGAGGCCGCCGACTACGCCCCCGCCCCCTTCGACCCCGCCTACGCCTACGACGCCGGCGCCTGGAACGTACTGCGCCAGACCGTCCAGACGCTGATGCACACCCCGCGCGGCGGCGGACAGCCCGTCCCCGAAGCGGCCTCCGACTGCCGCTTCACCGACATCGGCAACGAGAGCTACCGCTGCACCCTGCGCCCCGGACTGAAGTTCGCGAGCGGCGACCCGCTCACCGCACAGGACGTCAAGTTCTCCATCGACCGCGTCCTCGCGATCAAGGACGAGAACGGCCCCTCCTCCCTGCTCTCCACCCTCGACACCGTCGAGGCCAAGGGCGAGGACACCGTCGTCTTCCACCTCAAGACCGCCGACGCGACCTTCCCGTACAAGCTCTCCACCCCCGCCGCGGGCATCGTCAGCGCCAAGAACTACGACGCCAAGAAGCTCCGCACCGGCTTCGCCGTCGACGGCTCCGGCCCGTACACGATGAAGGCCGAGGTCAAGGACGACCACCTCGTCCGCGCCGTCTTCACCAAAAACCCGAACTACAAGGGCGACATCAAGCTCCAGAACGACAAGGTCGAACTGCGTACCTTCGCCGACTCCGAGAGCATGGGCAAGGCCCTCACCGACGGCGCCATCCACATGGTCTCCCGCACCCTGTCGCCCGCCCAGATCACCGAGCTCTCCGCCAAGCCCCCCAAGGGCGTCAAGCTCGTCCCGATGCCCGGCCTGGAGATCCGCTACCTCGGCTTCAACACCGAGGCCCCGGTCGTCAAGGACAAGGCCGTACGCCAGGCCCTCGCCGCCGCCGTCGACCGCAACCAGCTCATCTCCAAGGTCTACGGCAAGGCCGCGCAGCCCCTGTACTCCCTGGTCCCCACCACCGTCACCGGCCACGTCAACTCGTTCTTCAACAAGTACGGCGAGGCCAACACCGCCAAGGCCGCCGACATCCTGAAGGCCGCCGGCATCAAGACCCCGGTCAAGCTGACCCTGAACTACACCGCCGACCACTACGGCGACGGCACGGCCGCCGAGTTCGAGACCCTCAAGACCCAGCTCAACTCCACGCGACTGTTCGACATCACCGTCCAGGGCAACGAGTGGAACGACTTCCGGCCCGCGCAGAAGAAGGGCGACTACGCCGCCTACGGGCTCGGCTGGTTCCCCGACTACCCCGACGCCGACAACTTCCTCGCCCCGTTCCTGGAGCAGGACAACTTCCTGGGCACGCCGTACGCCAACGCCGCCGTACGCACCCGTCTCATCCCCGAGTCCCGACGGGCCGCCGACCGCAACGTCGCCGCCCCCGCGATCACGGAGATGCAGGAAATCGTCGCCGAGGACGTACCCGTCCTGCCCCTGTGGCAGGGCAAGCAGTACGTCGCCGCACGCGACGGCATCACCGGAGTGGAGTGGTCCGTCAACGCCATCTCCGATCTCCAGCTGTGGGAACTCGGCCGGGGCGTCAGCGGCTGA
- a CDS encoding ABC transporter substrate-binding protein, translating to MRRNQWLAAPLGAATAAALLSGCGAQDGSAAGDGKGVVMGISDKVKATDPASGYDPGSWLLFNNVFQSLLTFPKGGTTPEPDAAQSCDFQGNDSKVYKCVLRAGLKFSNGNKLTSQDVKYSFERTLKINDENGPAVMLSSIAGIDAPDEKTVVFRLKTSDATFPSKIAAGAGSIVDHTEYPADKLRTDGKAFGSGVYKLDSINEKAANFSVNESYSGKAKPKNTGVTMKFFNEDQAALKKVLESGDVDFAFRGLAAKDIAGLAGNTGNQKVEVVQGTGAEVEHLVFNMNDPVAGKLPIRKAIAYLVDREALVKEVYNGTAVPLYSIVPAGIGSHTTPFFDRYGGSPQVDKAKAVLRAANIKDKVKITLYSTPSRFGPSTDQEFQLIAKQLNDSGLFDADVKSVEFEQYDKDIQAGKYGVYVKGWVPDYPDADNFTQPFFGPDNVLHNNYDNKEISGTIIPSTSAKSDRTAATTDFTRLQDIVADEVPILPLWQSKQYAVTRPNVTGLQWSLDASTVFRFWEIAKG from the coding sequence ATGAGACGTAACCAGTGGCTGGCAGCCCCGCTCGGCGCCGCCACCGCCGCCGCGCTGCTCAGCGGTTGCGGTGCGCAGGATGGCTCCGCCGCCGGAGACGGCAAGGGCGTGGTCATGGGCATATCCGACAAGGTCAAGGCCACCGACCCCGCCTCGGGCTACGACCCGGGCTCCTGGCTGCTCTTCAACAACGTCTTCCAGTCGCTGCTGACCTTCCCCAAGGGCGGCACGACCCCGGAACCCGACGCCGCGCAGAGCTGCGACTTCCAGGGCAACGACAGCAAGGTCTACAAGTGCGTCCTGCGCGCCGGCCTGAAGTTCAGCAACGGCAACAAGCTGACCTCCCAGGACGTCAAGTACTCCTTCGAGCGCACCCTGAAGATCAATGACGAGAACGGCCCCGCCGTCATGCTCTCGTCGATCGCCGGCATCGACGCCCCCGACGAGAAGACCGTCGTCTTCCGCCTGAAGACCTCCGACGCGACCTTCCCCAGCAAGATCGCCGCCGGCGCGGGATCCATCGTCGACCACACCGAGTACCCCGCCGACAAGCTCCGCACCGACGGCAAGGCCTTCGGCTCCGGCGTCTACAAGCTGGACTCCATCAACGAGAAGGCAGCCAACTTCTCCGTCAACGAGTCCTACAGCGGCAAGGCCAAGCCGAAGAACACCGGCGTCACCATGAAGTTCTTCAACGAGGACCAGGCCGCCCTCAAGAAGGTCCTCGAAAGCGGCGACGTCGACTTCGCCTTCCGCGGCCTCGCCGCCAAGGACATCGCGGGCCTCGCCGGCAACACCGGCAACCAGAAGGTCGAAGTCGTCCAGGGCACCGGCGCCGAAGTCGAGCACCTCGTCTTCAACATGAACGACCCCGTCGCCGGCAAGCTCCCCATCCGCAAGGCCATCGCCTACCTCGTCGACCGCGAAGCGCTCGTCAAGGAGGTCTACAACGGGACCGCCGTCCCGCTGTACTCGATCGTCCCGGCCGGCATCGGATCCCACACCACCCCGTTCTTCGACCGCTACGGCGGCAGCCCCCAGGTCGACAAGGCGAAGGCCGTCCTGCGCGCGGCCAACATCAAGGACAAGGTGAAGATCACCCTGTACTCGACGCCCTCCCGGTTCGGCCCCTCCACCGACCAGGAATTCCAGCTGATCGCCAAGCAGCTCAACGACAGCGGCCTGTTCGACGCCGACGTCAAGTCCGTCGAGTTCGAGCAGTACGACAAGGACATCCAGGCCGGCAAGTACGGCGTCTACGTCAAGGGCTGGGTGCCCGACTACCCGGACGCCGACAACTTCACGCAGCCCTTCTTCGGCCCGGACAACGTCCTGCACAACAACTACGACAACAAGGAGATCAGCGGGACCATCATCCCGTCGACCTCCGCGAAGTCCGACCGCACCGCGGCCACCACCGACTTCACCCGCCTCCAGGACATCGTCGCCGACGAGGTCCCGATCCTTCCGCTCTGGCAGAGCAAGCAGTACGCCGTCACCCGTCCCAACGTGACCGGCCTCCAGTGGTCCCTCGACGCCTCCACCGTCTTCCGCTTCTGGGAGATCGCCAAGGGCTAG